A region of the Thermodesulfobacteriota bacterium genome:
GTGCCCGGGCCTCCTGGGGCCGCATAGGTGCCCGTCCAGCTTGACCACGTCGACGAAGGTCTGGTATCCGGCGGGGTACATCTCCCTGGCCGAGGGGGTGAACACCACGTCCACACCCGCCTCCCCGAGCATCTCAAGGTCCCTTTCGAGGTCCCTCGGGTAGGCCTTGAAATCCTCCTTTGGGCCGAACTGGGCCGGGTTTATCATGATGCTCACCACCACGAGGTCCCCGAGTGTTTTCGCCTTCTCCACGAGCCCCATGTGGGCGCGGTGGAGGTAGCCCATCGTCGGGACGAGCACTACGGTCTTCCCCGCCGCTCGCGCCTCACTTGAGAGGGTCTTCATTCCGCCTATGGATTCAACCACCCTCAATAGCTATGCTCCTTCGTCGGAAACCTTCCCTTCTCCACGTCCTCCATATAGTCCCCGACCGCCTTTGTGATAACGCCTTCGAGGTCGGCATACTTCTTTACGAAGCGCGGCAACTCCTTACCGGAGGCAAGCCCGAGCATGTCGTTTACCACCAAGACCTGCCCGTCGCAGTCCGGGCCCGCGCCTATGCCTATGGTGGGTATGGAGAGAGTAGAGGTTATCTCCTTTGCCAGAACGGCGGGTATGGCTTCGAGTACGATTGCGAACGCCCCTGCCTCCTCCACGGCCCGCGCGTCCCGGAGGATTTCTTTCCCGCTTCCCCCTCCCTCGCCCCTGCCCTGCACCTTATAGCCGCCCATCCTGTGGACCGACTGGGGTGTGAGCCCGATATGCGCCATGACCGGCACGTCCATCGAGGCTATGGCCCCTATGGCCTCGGCGGTCCTCACTCCCCCCTCAACCTTCACGGCCTCGGCCCCGCCTTCCTTTACGAGCCTGCCGGCGTTCCTGCGCGCGTCCTCGGCACTTACCTGGTAGGAGAGGAAGGGCATGTCCGATACGACGAGCGCCCTCTCGCTCCCCCTCGCGACCGAACGGGTGTGGTAGACCATTTCCTCGATCGTAACCGGAAGGGTCGTATCGTATCCGGCCTCGACCATCCCGACCGAGTCGCCGACCAGCAGCACCGGCACGCCGGCCCTGTCGAGCACGTGCGCCACGGAGAAGGTATAGGCCGTAAGGACGGGTATCTTCCTGCCTTCCCGCTTCATCTTCAGTATGTCGGGAACGGTTATCTTTTTTTTCATATCGTTAGCCATAAAAAAAGCCTCCAGGACCGGAGTCCGGGAGGCCGCATGAGAGCGCACGGGCGGAAGGAAGAAACCCCCTTAATAGAGCTCCGCCCCCTCAAAACGTCCGTCCCGGTCCGGGTCTATCCGGATCCAAGCGGTATGTAGTGCTGCGTGCCACCCTTAAGCGACCTTATCTCCTTTACCAGGTTGGACAGGTCCGCGGGGTTGGCCACGAAGTCGATATCCGTGGTGTTGACCACCAGGAGAGGCGTATCCGTGTAGTAAAAAAAGTGCTTGTTATAGGCGTCGACGACCTTTTCGAGGTATTCGTCCTCTATCCTCTTCTCGTAGTCCTTGGCCCTCTTGTCTATCCTCTCGAGCAGCACCTCGCTCGATGCCTGCAGGTATATCACCAGGTCCGGCTTGGGTATCCTCTCGTCGAGCAGCCTGAAGACCTGCTCGTAGAGGCCGAGTTCGTTCTCGTCGAGGTTCAGGTAGGCGAATATCCTGTCCTTGGCGAAGAGGTAGTCCGAGACAACGGTCGTGGTGAAGAGGTCGGCCTGCGCGAGCTCCTTCTGCTGCTGGTAGCGGCTCAGCATGAAGAAGAGCTGCACCTGGAACGCGTACTTCCTCGTATCCTCGTAGAACCTGGGCAGGAACGGGTTGGTGTCGACCTCCTCGGTGAGGATCCTTCCCCCGAACTCATCCGCCAGCATTTCGGCCAGGGTGGTCTTTCCGACCCCTATCGGCCCCTCTACCGCAATATACCGTGCCTTGTCCATACCGGGATTAAAGGTTATCTTAGGGGGCCGGGAAAGTCAAGAGTAGGCGCTTTCAGCGCACACTGGCGGTCCGCTCGCCGGTAAGGCAACTTCCTTATCCGCACAACTCGCCTCATCCCGGCACGGGAGTCGGCACGGCTTTCTACTTCCCGCTCTCGCACTCCTCCAACTGAGTGGAGATGAGGACATTGAAGAGTATAAGGCCCAGGATACTCGAGAACTCCGCCATGTTCTCCACGTCCATGGCCATAAAGCCGCCGGTCTTATTGACGGCCTGGATCGCCCCTATGACCTCCCCCCTGTACTTTATAGGGGTGCAGAGCGCGTTCTTCGTCGTAAACCCGCATTCTTCATCGAACTTCTCGTTGAAGGAGAGTTCGTCGTCTATCTTCTTGAGATCTTTTTCGTTCCTTACGTCCTTGACGAGCAGATCCTTGCCGGTGAACGCGCAGTAGCCGGCGATACTCCTCTTGTCGATGGACACCCTTATCTCCCCGAGCTCCAGCTTCTGCGCTATCTTCGTATAGAGTTCGTTCTTCTCCTTATCCACGATGTACAGGCTGCACCTGTCGCAACCGGCCAGATCCCGGACCTCCTCGACTACCTTGGTCAGCATATCGTCTATGCTAAGGCCCGATACGGCCATGCTGAGTACCTTGCTGAACACCTCCGGATTCCGCTTCAACGCTTTAATCATCTTCGAGCCTCCTTTTTCTAACTCTAATAGGGTTATAGGAATGCTTCCGCATTAAAGCATACAAGTCCGGCAAATTCCACGAAATTCGGCCCCCTGCCCCCCACACCGCCCGGACAACCCGAATTATCAGGCAACCCGAATTATCAGGCAACCCGAATTATCGGGCAACCCGAATTATAGGAAAGAGGGGGGGGTTCTGTCAACACCTTAATTCCCTTTTATTTCCTTGATTCCCTTGATTTCCCTAAGTTCCTTGATTTCCATAATTTCCGCATTCCGGCCTTTCAGCAAATCCGCGAGCCTGCCGAACTCCTCGCCCGTCAGCGTCTCGCCCCGGCGTTTGGGGTCTATGGACGCGGCCTCAAGGGCCTTTGACACGTCCTCGTCCGGAAGGGCCAATAGCTTCAGCGCGTTATGGAGCGTCTTCCTCCTCTGCCCGAAGGCCGCCCGTACCACCCTCTTGAAAAACTTCTCGTCCTCTATCGGAACGCGCGGGGAGGGCAGGACGCTCAACCTTACCACGGTGGAGGTCACCTTCGGAGGGGGGCGGAAGAGGTGCGGCGCCACGTCGAACTCGCACCGCGCGTCGGTATAGGCCCGGGAGAGGACGGAGAGGATACCGTACTCCTTCGTACCCGGCCCGGCGGTAATCCTCCGGGCGACCTCCTTCTGGAACATGAGTACCAGAGACGTAAAAACCTCCCGCTCTTCGAGGAATTTTACCAAAATCGGCCCTGAGATATTATAAGGAAGGTTGGCCACGACCTTGAACTTACCCACCCCACCCGGGGCTTTTTTGCTAAGGTCAAGAAAGGACAGCTTCAAGGCGTCGGCCGTAACGACCTCAAGAGCCTTCTCATCCTTAAACTTTTCCCGGAGTTTTTCGGCGAGGGCGGCGTCGGCCTCTATGGCCGTAACCGCGGCCCCGGCCCGAAGAAGCTCTTCGGTGAGGACCCCGGTGCCGGGCCCTACCTCCAGCACCCTCTCTCCCTCGCGTACGTCCGCGAGCGAGACTATTTTTCTAACGATATTCCTATCGATAAGAAAATGCTGGCCGAGTTTTTTCTTCGGAAAAGGCTGAA
Encoded here:
- the panB gene encoding 3-methyl-2-oxobutanoate hydroxymethyltransferase, with translation MKKKITVPDILKMKREGRKIPVLTAYTFSVAHVLDRAGVPVLLVGDSVGMVEAGYDTTLPVTIEEMVYHTRSVARGSERALVVSDMPFLSYQVSAEDARRNAGRLVKEGGAEAVKVEGGVRTAEAIGAIASMDVPVMAHIGLTPQSVHRMGGYKVQGRGEGGGSGKEILRDARAVEEAGAFAIVLEAIPAVLAKEITSTLSIPTIGIGAGPDCDGQVLVVNDMLGLASGKELPRFVKKYADLEGVITKAVGDYMEDVEKGRFPTKEHSY
- a CDS encoding deoxynucleoside kinase, with translation MDKARYIAVEGPIGVGKTTLAEMLADEFGGRILTEEVDTNPFLPRFYEDTRKYAFQVQLFFMLSRYQQQKELAQADLFTTTVVSDYLFAKDRIFAYLNLDENELGLYEQVFRLLDERIPKPDLVIYLQASSEVLLERIDKRAKDYEKRIEDEYLEKVVDAYNKHFFYYTDTPLLVVNTTDIDFVANPADLSNLVKEIRSLKGGTQHYIPLGSG
- a CDS encoding GAF domain-containing protein; the encoded protein is MIKALKRNPEVFSKVLSMAVSGLSIDDMLTKVVEEVRDLAGCDRCSLYIVDKEKNELYTKIAQKLELGEIRVSIDKRSIAGYCAFTGKDLLVKDVRNEKDLKKIDDELSFNEKFDEECGFTTKNALCTPIKYRGEVIGAIQAVNKTGGFMAMDVENMAEFSSILGLILFNVLISTQLEECESGK
- the rsmA gene encoding 16S rRNA (adenine(1518)-N(6)/adenine(1519)-N(6))-dimethyltransferase RsmA, with amino-acid sequence MLQPFPKKKLGQHFLIDRNIVRKIVSLADVREGERVLEVGPGTGVLTEELLRAGAAVTAIEADAALAEKLREKFKDEKALEVVTADALKLSFLDLSKKAPGGVGKFKVVANLPYNISGPILVKFLEEREVFTSLVLMFQKEVARRITAGPGTKEYGILSVLSRAYTDARCEFDVAPHLFRPPPKVTSTVVRLSVLPSPRVPIEDEKFFKRVVRAAFGQRRKTLHNALKLLALPDEDVSKALEAASIDPKRRGETLTGEEFGRLADLLKGRNAEIMEIKELREIKGIKEIKGN